Proteins from a single region of Flavobacterium sp. K5-23:
- a CDS encoding helix-hairpin-helix domain-containing protein, with the protein MIFSKISAYFKFSSEQRNGIFLLLSLIIIFQMICFFVDFTSNSLTDPDEQKWLSLQTQIDSLKENNIKELPKIYPYNPNFITDYKGYKLGMSVKEIDRLLSFRKENKYVNSASEFQSVTQVSDSLLKVMAPLFKFPDWVKNKKEYKGYVNYTNSAFAKKEKIVLIDINKASQEDLIKIYGIGEAISLRILKYKESLGGFVSMEQMNDVWGLSPDVITSLNSHFRVVTLPELKKTNINNASLKEISQFPYFKYVLAKEIVTYRSMNGDIKNIEDLIKIKGFPVEKAKIIGLYLDFN; encoded by the coding sequence ATGATTTTCTCAAAAATAAGCGCCTATTTTAAGTTTTCATCAGAACAGCGTAACGGTATATTTTTATTATTGTCATTAATTATCATTTTTCAAATGATTTGTTTTTTTGTGGATTTCACTTCAAATTCATTAACTGATCCTGATGAGCAAAAATGGCTTTCGTTGCAAACTCAAATTGATTCTTTGAAAGAAAACAATATAAAGGAGTTGCCTAAAATTTATCCGTATAATCCTAATTTTATTACTGATTATAAAGGGTATAAACTGGGAATGTCGGTTAAGGAAATTGATAGACTTCTTTCGTTTAGAAAGGAAAATAAATATGTTAATTCAGCAAGTGAGTTTCAAAGCGTTACTCAGGTCTCTGATTCTCTTCTAAAAGTGATGGCTCCATTATTTAAATTTCCTGATTGGGTTAAGAATAAAAAGGAATACAAAGGATATGTAAATTATACGAATTCGGCTTTTGCCAAAAAAGAAAAAATTGTATTAATTGATATTAACAAGGCGAGTCAAGAGGATTTGATTAAAATTTATGGAATTGGAGAGGCGATTTCTCTTAGGATATTGAAGTACAAAGAGAGTCTTGGAGGTTTTGTTTCGATGGAGCAGATGAATGATGTTTGGGGATTGTCCCCTGATGTAATCACGAGTTTAAATTCTCATTTTAGGGTTGTTACCCTTCCTGAGTTAAAAAAAACAAACATTAATAATGCCTCGTTAAAGGAAATATCTCAATTTCCTTATTTTAAATATGTTCTTGCGAAGGAAATAGTAACTTATAGGAGTATGAATGGTGATATAAAGAATATTGAGGATTTAATAAAAATTAAGGGGTTTCCTGTTGAAAAAGCCAAAATAATTGGTTTATATTTGGACTTTAATTAG
- a CDS encoding amino acid permease, with the protein MSIWKTKPLSVLLNEASEDEKGLKRTLSSRSLVALGVGAIIGAGLFSLTGIAAAEHAGPAVTLSFILAAVGCAFAGLCYAEFASMIPVAGSAYTYSYATMGEFMAWIIGWDLVLEYALGAATVGVSWSRYLLELLNKYGIHLNPKFICSPWETLTLGDGSVIEGGYINLPAILIVSALSLLLIRGTKESANINNFLVVLKVIVVILFIVLGWQYIDPANYAPYIPENTGVKGQFGWTGIAAGAGTVFFAFIGFDAVSTAAQEAKNPQKGMPIGILGSLVICTILYVLFAHVMTGLVPYYKFVGDAKPAATAFAVTGYGFLQTGLIVAILAGYTSVMLVMLMGQSRVFYTMSKDGLLPPFFGDIHAKFRTPWKTNLFFMVFVSLFAGFVPVSDLGHMVSIGTLLAFVLVCIGVLVMRKKMPDAPRSFKTPFVPFVPIAGVVVCVYLMYSLPYESWLRLVIWMAIGVALYFAYGKKNSKLNNPDK; encoded by the coding sequence ATGTCAATTTGGAAAACAAAACCACTGTCGGTTTTACTAAATGAAGCGTCGGAAGACGAAAAAGGACTAAAAAGAACATTGTCTTCCCGTTCCTTGGTAGCTCTTGGAGTTGGAGCCATAATTGGAGCTGGATTATTTTCATTAACAGGTATTGCAGCGGCAGAACACGCAGGGCCAGCTGTGACATTATCTTTTATTTTAGCAGCAGTAGGATGTGCTTTTGCAGGTCTTTGTTATGCTGAATTTGCTTCTATGATTCCGGTGGCGGGTAGTGCTTACACCTACTCATATGCAACAATGGGAGAATTTATGGCGTGGATCATTGGATGGGATCTAGTTCTTGAATATGCATTAGGAGCCGCGACCGTTGGAGTAAGTTGGTCTCGATACCTTCTTGAATTATTAAACAAATATGGCATTCATCTGAATCCGAAATTTATATGTTCTCCCTGGGAAACCCTAACGTTAGGGGATGGATCAGTAATAGAAGGAGGATACATCAATCTTCCTGCTATCTTAATTGTATCAGCTCTTTCTTTATTATTAATAAGAGGTACAAAAGAATCAGCAAACATCAATAACTTCTTAGTTGTACTGAAAGTTATCGTTGTTATCTTATTTATAGTTTTAGGATGGCAATATATTGACCCTGCTAATTACGCACCTTACATTCCAGAAAACACCGGTGTTAAAGGACAGTTTGGATGGACAGGAATTGCAGCTGGTGCAGGAACTGTTTTCTTTGCCTTTATTGGTTTTGATGCGGTTTCAACTGCAGCACAAGAAGCAAAAAATCCACAAAAAGGGATGCCAATTGGTATTTTAGGGTCATTAGTAATTTGTACTATATTATATGTTTTATTTGCTCACGTAATGACAGGACTTGTTCCTTACTACAAATTTGTAGGTGATGCAAAACCTGCTGCAACTGCTTTTGCCGTTACAGGATACGGATTCCTTCAAACAGGATTAATTGTAGCTATTTTGGCAGGTTATACTTCTGTAATGCTTGTAATGTTAATGGGACAGAGTCGTGTATTTTACACAATGAGTAAAGATGGTTTGTTACCTCCATTCTTTGGAGACATTCACGCTAAATTCCGTACACCTTGGAAAACGAATCTATTCTTTATGGTATTTGTAAGTTTATTTGCTGGTTTTGTACCTGTAAGCGACTTAGGACATATGGTAAGTATTGGAACACTATTAGCATTCGTATTAGTTTGTATTGGAGTTTTGGTAATGCGTAAAAAAATGCCAGATGCACCAAGATCTTTCAAAACACCGTTTGTACCATTCGTTCCTATTGCTGGAGTTGTAGTGTGTGTGTATTTGATGTATTCACTTCCTTACGAAAGCTGGTTGCGATTAGTTATTTGGATGGCTATTGGAGTTGCACTTTACTTTGCTTATGGTAAGAAGAACAGTAAATTAAACAATCCAGATAAATAA
- a CDS encoding DUF2851 family protein: MKEDFLHYLWKFKKFDTLNLKTSNKEEISIVNVGQYLELAGPDFFNAQITIGDQKWAGNVEIHLKSSDWYVHHHEKDPAYENVILHVVWEHDIEIFRKNNSEIAVLELKSYVDIETLTNYQSLMSPKSWIFCEKLIGSVNDFTLKNWQERLFFERLERKSKSIFELLEQTNNDWEAVLFCLLAKNFGLNTNGESFYEIAKSIPFSIIRKESFEQENLEALLFGNSGLLDLDKEDNYFKDLKFRYFYLLHKHKMEKKHFEPLQFFKHRPDNFPTIRLSQLAGLYHIQLNLFSKINTLNSVKSIYELFRVSASLYWQNHYNFDKESPKKSKKLTKSFVDLIIINTIIPLQFAYAKSQGKDCSENLILLLNEIAPEKNSIIDKFNSFNVKAKNAFDTQSLLQLKTEYCLKSKCLECGIGIELLKNN, translated from the coding sequence ATGAAAGAAGATTTTCTCCATTATCTCTGGAAATTTAAGAAGTTTGATACTTTAAATTTAAAAACTTCAAATAAGGAGGAGATTTCCATTGTCAATGTTGGGCAATATTTAGAGCTTGCAGGTCCTGATTTTTTCAATGCACAAATTACAATTGGAGATCAAAAATGGGCAGGAAATGTAGAGATACACCTAAAATCTTCTGATTGGTATGTGCATCATCATGAAAAAGACCCGGCTTATGAAAATGTTATTCTTCACGTAGTATGGGAACATGACATCGAAATATTCAGAAAAAATAATTCTGAAATAGCTGTTCTTGAACTTAAAAGTTATGTTGATATAGAGACTTTAACTAATTATCAGTCATTGATGTCTCCTAAATCCTGGATTTTTTGTGAGAAACTCATAGGTTCAGTAAATGATTTTACCTTGAAAAACTGGCAAGAGCGTCTATTTTTTGAGCGTTTAGAGAGAAAATCAAAATCTATTTTCGAATTGTTGGAACAAACAAATAATGATTGGGAAGCAGTTTTGTTTTGTCTGTTGGCTAAAAATTTCGGTTTGAATACCAATGGAGAATCGTTTTATGAAATAGCCAAATCCATCCCGTTTTCAATAATCAGAAAGGAAAGTTTTGAACAGGAAAATTTGGAAGCTTTGTTGTTTGGGAATTCTGGATTGCTGGATTTAGACAAGGAAGATAATTATTTTAAAGATCTAAAATTCAGGTATTTCTATTTGTTACATAAACATAAAATGGAGAAAAAACATTTTGAACCTCTTCAGTTTTTCAAACATCGCCCTGATAATTTCCCTACAATACGACTTTCTCAACTTGCAGGTTTATATCATATTCAGCTGAATTTATTTTCTAAAATCAATACATTAAATTCAGTTAAAAGTATTTACGAATTGTTTCGAGTTTCGGCATCTTTGTATTGGCAAAATCATTATAATTTTGACAAAGAGAGCCCTAAGAAGTCTAAAAAACTTACTAAATCGTTTGTTGATTTGATTATTATAAACACTATAATTCCATTGCAATTTGCTTATGCAAAAAGCCAAGGAAAAGATTGTTCTGAAAATTTAATTTTATTGCTAAACGAAATTGCTCCCGAGAAAAATTCGATTATTGATAAGTTTAATTCTTTTAACGTAAAAGCAAAGAATGCCTTTGATACGCAATCTTTATTGCAGCTTAAAACCGAATATTGTTTAAAAAGTAAGTGTTTGGAATGTGGTATAGGAATCGAATTGCTTAAAAATAATTGA
- the raiA gene encoding ribosome-associated translation inhibitor RaiA, protein MMVNVHAVNLAVDKKLVEYVQERMDRLEKYYDKIVSSDVYLKVEKTSEKENKFVEVKVNVPGDDFVVKKQCKTFEEAIELSAETLERMLVKRKEKIRSHA, encoded by the coding sequence ATGATGGTAAATGTTCACGCCGTTAACTTAGCTGTTGACAAAAAACTAGTAGAATATGTTCAAGAGAGAATGGATAGACTAGAGAAATATTACGATAAAATAGTTTCTTCAGATGTGTATTTGAAAGTTGAAAAGACAAGTGAAAAAGAAAATAAATTCGTAGAGGTGAAAGTAAACGTTCCTGGCGATGATTTTGTGGTAAAAAAGCAATGCAAGACATTTGAGGAAGCGATTGAACTTTCAGCGGAAACACTGGAAAGAATGTTGGTAAAAAGAAAAGAAAAGATAAGATCGCACGCATAA
- the rplL gene encoding 50S ribosomal protein L7/L12: MADLKQFAEQLVNLTVKEVNELATILKDEYGIEPAAAAVVVSAGGGEAAEEAQTEFTVVLKEAGASKLAVVKMVKELTGLGLKEAKDVVDSAPSNVKEGVSKDEAEALKKSLEEAGAVVELK; the protein is encoded by the coding sequence ATGGCAGATTTGAAACAATTCGCAGAACAATTAGTTAATTTAACTGTAAAAGAAGTTAACGAATTAGCAACAATATTAAAAGATGAGTACGGAATCGAACCAGCTGCTGCAGCTGTAGTAGTTTCTGCAGGTGGTGGAGAAGCTGCTGAAGAAGCTCAAACTGAATTCACAGTTGTATTAAAAGAAGCTGGTGCTTCTAAATTAGCTGTTGTGAAAATGGTAAAAGAATTAACAGGTTTAGGTCTTAAAGAGGCTAAAGATGTAGTTGATAGTGCTCCTTCTAATGTTAAAGAAGGTGTTTCTAAAGACGAAGCTGAAGCTCTTAAAAAATCTTTAGAAGAAGCTGGAGCTGTAGTTGAACTTAAATAG
- a CDS encoding acyl-CoA dehydrogenase family protein has translation MDSIYFTEEHQLFRESLKDFLQKEVVPHIEKWEKTGSIERFIWKKFGEMGFFGIRYPEVYGGLNLDLFYTVIFLEELQKIKSAGFAAAMWAHSYLAMTHLNAEGDERIKRDYLAPSIAGDKIGALCITEPFGGSDVAGMRTTAVKKGDKYVINGSKTFITNGIFGDYYVVAAKTSPELGNKGISMFLMDSNLKGISAVKLDKLGWRASDTAEIAFDNVEIPAENLMGEEGKGFPYIMQHFALERLIMAINAHARAEYAIDYTIEYMSQREAFGKTINKFQALRHTIVEHATDVEHCKVFNYAAVARLDKGEYVVKEATMAKLKSTKVADETIYSCLQMLGGYGYMEEYPLARMFRDSRLGPIGGGTSEILKEILSKMIIDNQNYKPAVK, from the coding sequence ATGGATTCAATTTATTTCACAGAAGAACATCAATTATTTAGAGAGAGCTTAAAAGATTTTTTACAAAAAGAAGTTGTACCTCATATCGAAAAATGGGAGAAAACAGGCTCAATCGAGCGTTTTATTTGGAAAAAATTTGGGGAAATGGGCTTTTTCGGAATACGTTATCCTGAGGTTTACGGTGGATTGAATTTAGACTTATTTTACACCGTTATTTTTTTAGAAGAACTTCAAAAAATAAAATCAGCAGGTTTTGCGGCTGCAATGTGGGCACATTCTTATTTAGCAATGACGCATTTGAACGCTGAAGGCGATGAGCGAATTAAACGTGACTATTTAGCACCAAGTATTGCCGGAGATAAAATAGGAGCTTTATGTATTACAGAACCATTTGGCGGAAGCGATGTAGCGGGTATGCGTACTACAGCTGTTAAAAAAGGGGATAAATATGTTATTAATGGTTCTAAAACTTTCATAACTAACGGTATTTTTGGGGATTATTATGTAGTTGCAGCAAAAACAAGTCCCGAGCTTGGAAACAAAGGGATTAGTATGTTTTTGATGGATAGCAATCTAAAAGGAATTTCCGCTGTAAAACTTGATAAATTAGGCTGGAGAGCTTCGGATACTGCAGAAATTGCATTTGATAATGTAGAAATTCCTGCTGAAAATTTAATGGGAGAAGAAGGAAAAGGATTCCCTTATATTATGCAACACTTTGCTTTAGAGCGTTTAATTATGGCTATTAATGCTCACGCAAGAGCTGAGTATGCAATTGATTATACGATAGAATATATGTCTCAGAGAGAAGCATTTGGAAAAACAATAAATAAGTTCCAGGCATTAAGGCATACAATAGTAGAGCACGCGACAGATGTTGAGCATTGCAAAGTGTTTAATTATGCTGCTGTAGCTAGATTAGACAAAGGGGAATATGTTGTTAAGGAGGCTACTATGGCTAAATTGAAATCTACAAAAGTAGCTGATGAGACAATATATAGTTGCTTACAAATGTTAGGAGGTTATGGTTATATGGAAGAATATCCTTTAGCACGTATGTTTAGAGATAGTCGTTTAGGACCAATAGGAGGAGGGACTTCAGAAATCCTTAAGGAGATTTTATCAAAAATGATAATTGACAATCAAAATTATAAGCCTGCTGTGAAATAA
- the tuf gene encoding elongation factor Tu yields the protein MAKETFNRSKPHLNIGTIGHVDHGKTTLTAAITKVLSDAGYCQAKSFDQIDNAPEEKERGITINTSHVEYETANRHYAHVDCPGHADYVKNMVTGAAQMDGAILVVAATDGPMPQTREHILLGRQVGIPRMVVFMNKVDMVDDEELLELVEMEIRDLLSFYEYDGDNCPVIQGSALGGLNNDPTWVPKILELMAAVDSWIEEPIRDTEKPFLMPVEDSFTITGRGTVATGRIETGIANTGDPVEIIGMGAEKLTSTITGVEMFRKILDRGEAGDNVGLLLRGIDKADIKRGMVIIKPGSVKPHATFKAEVYILKKEEGGRHTPFHNNYRPQFYVRTTDVTGVITLPEGVEMVMPGDNLTINVALLSPIAMNVGLRFAIREGGRTVGAGQVTEIVA from the coding sequence ATGGCAAAAGAAACCTTTAACCGTTCGAAACCACACTTAAATATTGGTACGATCGGACACGTAGATCACGGAAAAACTACATTAACTGCTGCAATAACTAAAGTGTTATCTGATGCTGGTTACTGTCAAGCTAAATCTTTCGATCAAATTGATAATGCTCCTGAAGAAAAAGAAAGAGGTATTACAATTAATACATCTCACGTAGAGTACGAAACTGCTAACCGTCATTACGCTCACGTTGACTGTCCAGGTCACGCGGATTACGTTAAGAACATGGTTACAGGTGCTGCTCAAATGGATGGTGCTATCCTTGTAGTTGCTGCAACAGATGGACCAATGCCACAAACTCGTGAGCATATCCTTTTAGGACGTCAGGTAGGTATTCCTAGAATGGTTGTATTCATGAATAAAGTGGATATGGTTGATGATGAGGAATTATTGGAATTAGTTGAAATGGAAATTAGAGACTTATTGTCTTTCTATGAATATGATGGTGACAACTGTCCAGTTATTCAAGGTTCTGCTTTAGGAGGATTGAATAATGATCCAACATGGGTGCCAAAAATTCTTGAATTAATGGCAGCTGTAGATTCTTGGATCGAAGAGCCAATTCGTGATACTGAAAAGCCTTTCTTGATGCCAGTTGAGGATTCATTTACAATTACTGGTCGTGGAACTGTTGCTACAGGTCGTATCGAAACTGGTATTGCTAATACAGGAGATCCAGTTGAAATCATTGGTATGGGAGCTGAAAAATTAACTTCTACTATTACAGGAGTTGAGATGTTCCGTAAAATCCTTGATAGAGGTGAAGCTGGAGATAACGTAGGTTTATTGTTAAGAGGTATTGATAAAGCTGATATCAAAAGAGGTATGGTTATTATTAAGCCAGGTTCAGTAAAACCACACGCTACTTTTAAAGCTGAGGTTTATATCTTGAAAAAAGAAGAAGGTGGACGTCATACTCCATTTCATAATAACTACCGTCCACAGTTCTATGTACGTACAACTGATGTAACAGGAGTTATTACTTTACCAGAAGGAGTAGAGATGGTAATGCCAGGAGATAACTTAACTATCAATGTAGCTTTGTTAAGTCCAATTGCAATGAATGTAGGTTTACGTTTCGCTATCCGTGAAGGTGGTAGAACAGTAGGTGCTGGTCAGGTAACTGAGATAGTAGCTTAA
- a CDS encoding tyrosine-type recombinase/integrase, which yields MVTNTNAFRDYLQLEKKYSPHTVNAYLNDLFSFQKFIELHFDQDDIIKVNYSQIRSWIVSLVDGGLSNVSVNRKISSLKAFYKFLLKIKQIEISPLLKHKALKTPKSLQIPFSEKEVGNVLSVTQNPSGLDEIRNRLIIDLFYTTGMRRAELIFLKKSGVDLVNGTIKVVGKRNKERLLPMLSVIQGQVSDYIKEREGIEVIVDVDSFFLTKKGLKLSNSFVYRLINSYFSTVSEKVKKSPHILRHTFATHLLNNGADLNSVKELLGHSSLASTQIYTHNSLSELKKVHKEAHPRNK from the coding sequence ATGGTTACAAATACAAATGCATTCAGGGATTATCTACAATTGGAGAAGAAGTATTCTCCTCATACTGTTAATGCGTATTTAAACGACCTTTTTTCCTTTCAAAAATTTATTGAGTTGCATTTTGATCAAGATGACATTATAAAGGTTAATTATAGTCAAATTAGAAGTTGGATTGTATCATTAGTTGATGGTGGATTGTCTAATGTCTCTGTAAATCGAAAAATTTCTTCCTTGAAAGCTTTTTATAAGTTTTTATTAAAAATCAAACAAATAGAAATCAGTCCATTGTTAAAGCATAAAGCTTTAAAGACTCCAAAAAGCCTGCAGATTCCGTTTTCGGAAAAGGAGGTTGGGAATGTACTGTCGGTCACACAAAACCCTTCTGGATTAGATGAAATTAGAAATAGATTGATTATTGATTTGTTTTATACTACTGGAATGCGGAGGGCGGAGCTTATCTTCTTGAAAAAGAGTGGGGTTGATTTGGTTAATGGTACTATTAAGGTTGTTGGGAAAAGAAATAAAGAAAGGTTGCTTCCTATGTTGTCAGTTATACAGGGTCAGGTTTCTGATTATATTAAAGAAAGAGAGGGGATTGAGGTTATTGTTGATGTGGATTCTTTTTTTCTAACAAAAAAAGGCTTAAAATTGAGTAATTCATTTGTGTATCGGTTAATAAATTCATACTTTAGTACTGTCTCCGAAAAAGTAAAAAAAAGTCCGCATATATTACGTCATACGTTTGCGACTCATTTATTGAATAACGGAGCTGATTTAAATTCAGTAAAAGAATTATTAGGACATTCGAGTTTAGCGTCAACCCAAATCTACACACATAATAGTTTGTCAGAACTAAAAAAAGTACATAAGGAGGCTCATCCAAGAAACAAGTGA
- the rplK gene encoding 50S ribosomal protein L11, which translates to MAKEISKVVKLQVKGGAANPSPPVGPALGAAGVNIMEFCKQFNARTQDKAGKICPVQITVYKDKSFDFVVKTPPAAVQLLEAAKLKSGSGEPNRKKVASVTWEQIRAIAEDKMPDLNAFTMEAAMSMVAGTARSMGITVSGDAPF; encoded by the coding sequence ATGGCTAAAGAAATTAGTAAAGTAGTTAAACTACAAGTTAAGGGAGGTGCTGCGAATCCGTCGCCACCGGTTGGACCTGCTTTAGGAGCTGCTGGTGTTAATATCATGGAGTTCTGTAAGCAATTTAATGCTAGAACACAAGATAAAGCCGGCAAAATATGCCCAGTACAAATTACTGTGTATAAAGACAAATCATTTGATTTTGTTGTAAAAACTCCGCCAGCAGCTGTTCAGTTATTGGAAGCTGCGAAGCTAAAATCTGGTTCTGGTGAGCCTAATCGTAAAAAAGTAGCTAGTGTTACTTGGGAACAAATTAGAGCAATTGCTGAAGACAAAATGCCGGACTTAAACGCTTTCACTATGGAAGCTGCAATGAGTATGGTTGCTGGAACAGCTAGATCTATGGGTATAACTGTATCAGGAGACGCTCCTTTTTAA
- the rplJ gene encoding 50S ribosomal protein L10, producing MTREEKSIAIEDLTAQLAGTNIVYVADISGLNAETTSNLRRACFKAGVKLEVIKNTLLVKAMEASENNYGEIPSVLVGNSAIFISDIANAPGKIIKDFRKKSAMPILKGAYINAEVYIGDDQLDALATIKSKEELLGELIGLLQSPAQRIISALQNKFAGEEQAEEA from the coding sequence ATGACTAGAGAAGAAAAATCAATCGCGATTGAAGATTTAACTGCACAGTTAGCTGGTACAAATATTGTTTATGTAGCAGATATTTCTGGACTAAATGCAGAGACAACTTCAAACTTGAGAAGAGCTTGTTTTAAAGCAGGTGTAAAATTAGAAGTTATAAAAAACACTTTGCTTGTAAAAGCAATGGAAGCTTCTGAAAATAACTATGGTGAAATACCTTCAGTTCTTGTTGGTAACAGTGCTATCTTTATTTCAGATATTGCTAATGCACCTGGGAAAATAATTAAAGACTTCCGTAAAAAATCGGCTATGCCAATTTTGAAAGGAGCTTATATTAATGCTGAAGTTTATATTGGAGATGATCAATTAGATGCGTTAGCAACTATCAAATCTAAAGAAGAACTTCTTGGTGAACTTATTGGATTACTTCAATCACCAGCACAAAGAATTATTTCTGCACTTCAAAACAAATTCGCTGGAGAAGAGCAAGCTGAAGAAGCATAA
- the nusG gene encoding transcription termination/antitermination protein NusG has translation MTDNNIKKWYVVRAVSGQENKVKAYIETEIARLGMGDYVSQVLVPTEKVVTVKDGKKISKDKVYFPGYVMIEANLVGEIPHIIKSITSVIGFLGETKGGEPVPLRLSEVNRMLGKVDELAVNADTHSIPFNLGETIKVIDGPFNGFNGTVEKINEEKRKLEVMVKIFGRKTPLELSFMQVEKV, from the coding sequence ATGACAGATAATAATATAAAAAAGTGGTACGTCGTTCGTGCAGTAAGTGGACAAGAGAACAAGGTGAAGGCATACATCGAAACCGAAATCGCTAGATTAGGAATGGGTGATTATGTTTCTCAAGTTTTGGTTCCTACTGAGAAAGTGGTTACTGTGAAAGATGGAAAGAAAATATCTAAGGATAAAGTTTATTTTCCTGGGTATGTTATGATTGAGGCAAATCTTGTTGGGGAAATCCCTCATATTATTAAGTCTATAACAAGTGTTATTGGTTTCTTGGGTGAAACAAAAGGTGGTGAGCCAGTTCCGTTAAGACTTTCAGAAGTAAACAGAATGTTAGGTAAAGTAGATGAGTTAGCTGTAAATGCAGATACACACTCTATACCATTTAATTTAGGAGAGACTATCAAGGTTATTGACGGTCCTTTCAACGGTTTCAATGGTACTGTTGAAAAAATTAATGAAGAAAAGCGTAAGCTAGAGGTAATGGTGAAAATTTTCGGAAGAAAGACTCCATTAGAACTAAGTTTTATGCAAGTTGAAAAAGTATAA
- the rpsU gene encoding 30S ribosomal protein S21, translating to MLIIPIKDGENIDRALKRYKRKFDKTGTVRQLRARTAFIKPSVTNRIKIQKAAYIQNMRDNLES from the coding sequence ATGTTAATTATACCAATTAAAGACGGAGAAAATATCGATAGAGCATTAAAGCGCTATAAAAGAAAATTTGATAAAACAGGAACTGTACGTCAATTAAGAGCACGAACTGCTTTTATTAAACCATCAGTTACTAATAGAATCAAAATTCAAAAAGCGGCTTATATCCAAAATATGAGAGATAACTTAGAGAGTTAA
- a CDS encoding PspC domain-containing protein: MRAVLKLKYFFEKHGFHVSSRLADKLGMRVTSVRLFFIYISFVTAGLGFGVYLTLAFWIKLKDLIRAKRTSVFDL; encoded by the coding sequence ATGAGAGCGGTATTAAAACTTAAATATTTTTTTGAGAAACATGGCTTTCATGTTTCTTCTCGTCTTGCTGATAAATTAGGGATGCGAGTGACAAGTGTTCGTTTGTTTTTTATTTATATATCTTTTGTAACTGCAGGACTTGGTTTTGGTGTGTATCTAACTCTAGCATTTTGGATTAAATTAAAAGATTTAATACGTGCTAAGCGCACTTCTGTATTCGATTTATAG
- the secE gene encoding preprotein translocase subunit SecE — translation MTKIVNYISESFEELKSNVSWPEWAEVQRLTIIVAIFSVLFALATWGVDEVFAKALAGFFNWIKA, via the coding sequence ATGACAAAAATTGTAAATTACATATCAGAATCATTTGAAGAGTTGAAGTCTAATGTGTCTTGGCCAGAATGGGCTGAGGTGCAACGTCTAACTATTATTGTTGCGATTTTCTCTGTTTTATTTGCCTTGGCAACTTGGGGAGTAGATGAGGTATTTGCAAAAGCGTTAGCTGGATTTTTTAACTGGATAAAAGCGTAA
- the rplA gene encoding 50S ribosomal protein L1, translating into MAKLTKKQKEAASKIEKNKLYSLKDASALIKVIASAKFDESIDIAVRLGVDPRKANQMVRGVVTLPHGTGKDVKVLALVTPDKEAEALAAGADFVGLDDYLQKIKDGWTDVDVIITMPAVMGKLGPLGRILGPRGLMPNPKTGTVTMDVAKAVAEVKAGKIDFKVDKTGIVHAGIGKVSFGAEQIYDNANEIIQTLIKLKPTAAKGTYIKGIHLTSTMSPAIALDPKAI; encoded by the coding sequence ATGGCAAAATTGACAAAAAAGCAAAAAGAGGCTGCTTCAAAAATTGAAAAGAACAAATTATATTCTTTAAAAGATGCTTCGGCATTAATTAAAGTTATTGCTTCTGCAAAATTTGATGAGTCTATTGATATCGCTGTTAGATTGGGTGTAGATCCAAGAAAAGCGAATCAAATGGTTAGAGGTGTGGTAACATTACCTCATGGAACTGGTAAAGACGTTAAAGTATTAGCATTAGTTACTCCAGATAAAGAAGCGGAAGCTTTAGCAGCTGGTGCGGACTTTGTAGGTCTTGACGATTATTTACAAAAAATAAAAGATGGTTGGACGGATGTTGATGTAATTATCACTATGCCAGCTGTTATGGGTAAATTAGGTCCATTAGGTCGTATATTAGGACCTAGAGGTTTAATGCCTAACCCTAAGACAGGTACTGTAACTATGGATGTTGCAAAAGCTGTTGCAGAGGTTAAAGCTGGTAAAATTGACTTTAAAGTTGATAAAACTGGTATCGTTCATGCAGGAATTGGTAAAGTTTCTTTTGGAGCTGAGCAAATTTATGACAATGCAAACGAAATTATTCAAACATTAATCAAACTTAAGCCAACTGCTGCTAAAGGTACCTACATTAAAGGTATTCACCTTACAAGCACTATGAGTCCAGCAATTGCTTTGGACCCTAAAGCAATATAA